The following are encoded in a window of Heliangelus exortis chromosome 9, bHelExo1.hap1, whole genome shotgun sequence genomic DNA:
- the ESPNL gene encoding espin-like protein — protein MPEEEGLGAAGVAPSSVLCCEEGPAVSPVAGYARGPRLVPSAAAPSRSPPRDSAAQDGAPKPTEPPGPYPLDEDVDSLVPTHDERGRLIPEWKRQVMVRRLRAHPADEPSAGGQDAGSWHFSPSRQAVLGPFGELLTEADLQQLERAVESLRLRRRGEAYQGELRRLARELRALLPAPLLNITVRSPPPAPGQPLPHWCGRLAGAVSSLAALLAHAEGPRVASPAAATTPVVAAVWQPREPGGSLAQREIRQCGVCVRSLRDAFEPPWGAAEGKVAGGSGTEAASDSGISCEEAFSEGGGSPGPGLGPRPGLGPEWGSLRKERIVMLFLSHWKRSAYGPSPPAAGDPRKATGAGAGVAARLVRQRAAIQRLLGGWRDAASRRPPPPPAARCAPLSPEQFVAKPNGEPADYESLSLELFMLGYFRILEQELPPEERRGRHLLCFEVFEQLGRHGWPAVRSFHRAVTEEIASGRRSWLDGFDDIKARYFGSPQSLARQQEEAWGDGEEICRYIDRSFAFWKEKEAEIFSLEE, from the exons ATGCCCGAAGAagaagggctgggagcagcGGGGGTGGCCCCAAGCTCAGTCCTCTGCTGCGAGGAGGGCCCTGCGGTGTCCCcg GTCGCTGGCTACGCCCGCGGCCCTCGGCTCGTCCCCTCGGCTGCCGCCCCCTCCCGTAGCCCCCCCCGTGACTCTGCCGCGCAGGATGGGGCTCCGAAGCCGACGGAACCCCCCGGGCCGTACCCCCTGGACGAAGACGTCGACTCCCTGGTGCCCACGCACGACGAGCGGGGACGCCTCATCCCCGAGTGGAAGCGGCAGGTGATGGTGCGACGGCTGCGGGCGCATCCGGCGGACGAGCCCTCGGCGGGCGGCCAG GACGCGGGGTCCTGGCACTTCTCCCCCTCTCGCCAAGCCGTGCTGGGCCCCTTCGGGGAGCTGCTGACCGAAGCggacctgcagcagctggagcgGGCGGTAGAGAGCCTGAGGCTTCGGCGGCGGGGCGAGGCGTACCAGGGCGAGCTGCGGCGCCTGGCGCGGGAGCTGCGGGCCCTCCTGCCCGCCCCGCTGCTCAACATCACCGTACGCAGCCCCCCGCCTGCCCCcgggcagcccctgccccactgGTGTGGCCGTCTGGCGGGGGCCGTCAGCAGCCTGGCCGCGCTGCTGGCCCACGCCGAGGGGCCGCGGGTCGCCTCCCCCGCCGCGGCCACTACCCCCGTCGTGGCCGCCGTCTGGCAGCCCCGGGAGCCGGGGGGCAGCCTGGCGCAGCGGGAGATCCGGCAGTGCGGGGTCTGCGTCCGCAGCCTCCGCGACGCCTTCGAGCCGCCGTGGGGGGCGGCGGAGGGGAAGGTGGCCGGGGGTAGCGGGACGGAGGCTGCCAGCGACTCGGGCATCAGCTGCGAGGAGGCGTTTTCCGAAGGCGGCGGCTCCCCGGGGCCGGGGCTCGGGCCGAGGCCGGGGTTGGGGCCGGAGTGGGGCAGCCTGAGGAAGGAGCGGATCGTGATGCTCTTCCTGAGCCACTGGAAACGATCCGCCTACGGGCCCTCTCCGCCGGCCGCCGGGGACCCCCGCAAGGCAACGGGGGCCGGGGCGGGGGTGGCTGCCCGGCTGGTGCGGCAGAGAGCGGCCATCCAGCGGCTTCTGGGCGGCTGGAGGGACGCGGCGTCCCGCCgacccccgccgccgcccgctGCCCGCTGCGCCCCGCTCTCCCCGGAGCAGTTCGTGGCCAAGCCCAACGGGGAGCCGGCCGACTACGAGAGCCTGTCGCTGGAGCTCTTCATGCTGGGGTATTTCCGCatcctggagcaggagctgcccccCGAGGAGCGCCGCGGCCGCCACCTCCTCTGCTTCGAGGTCTTCGAGCAGCTGGGCCGGCACGGGTGGCCGGCGGTCCGCTCCTTCCACCGAGCCGTCACCGAGGAAATCGCCTCCGGCCGGCGAAGCTGGCTGGACGGATTCGACGACATCAAAGCGCGGTATTTCGGATCCCCACAAAGCTTGGCTCGCCAGCAGGAGGAGGCCTGGGGAGACGGGGAGGAGATCTGCCGCTACATCGACCGCAGCTTCGCCttctggaaagagaaggaagccGAGATCTTCAGTTTGGAGGAGTGA